The genomic stretch aatcgtcttctttaataattacaagggtatttcctttatcggcctttaccacaattgctttctctgctagtagtttattattgatatttttaagtgttttatcttcagtttttctatgtagtttatttttctcttttaaaattaagtccttcgtttttagggctatcttacatgcttcaggtttatttattttcgatattttgcttgttgctataacatcagcaattatgtgtttaacgttggtattatttagtgggggagttaagttatattttaagcctttgtcaagtagtgacatttcggactttgtgaactgaatatctgtaagattcattgtccttggataaaattgatgtacatagttgaccttttctgaaagcttattttgttgtttagctatgagcaaatcaatttttctctgatgtctttgggCAATCGCTTTTCGTAAAAAGtctattttctcatcaatgctgcttagtaaaatagaaaaaatcaaaggtgagagttcattacttagcaataaatgcagactatacatttcgacatttaaaaaatcttttatcttaaaagcttctctaatttcagatttaatccataaaatactactcttttgttgtacatatgttacattactagatttggattgaatattgattttagcatattttggtatgatatgttccatgaggcaag from Schistocerca serialis cubense isolate TAMUIC-IGC-003099 chromosome 10, iqSchSeri2.2, whole genome shotgun sequence encodes the following:
- the LOC126424831 gene encoding uncharacterized protein LOC126424831; its protein translation is MFTKIVKSLSSQAIGNYKKFRNIRTKIMKLGMKIKFNKTCLMEHIIPKYAKINIQSKSSNVTYVQQKSSILWIKSEIREAFKIKDFLNVEMYSLHLLLSNELSPLIFSILLSSIDEKIDFLRKAIAQRHQRKIDLLIAKQQNKLSEKVNYVHQFYPRTMNLTDIQFTKSEMSLLDKGLKYNLTPPLNNTNVKHIIADVIATSKISKINKPEACKIALKTKDLILKEKNKLHRKTEDKTLKNINNKLLAEKAIVVKADKGNTLVIIKEDDYIFKTLSFFNENGIVEVTKDPTPKFQLKIKKLVDENNHLLTPEEKNMMKNMNPQIPKLRSQIKLHKKEKSIRPIVNYRSSPSYKLNMKLNKILKAFYTYDSNFIQQSQSTPLISNPKYTKMTYMGNISDRITNLFKNSGITIAFTTDNTLQQKLRHTV